One genomic region from Dehalobacter restrictus DSM 9455 encodes:
- the uvrB gene encoding excinuclease ABC subunit UvrB — MEFRLRAPYSLSGDQPQAVDKLTEGILAGNKHQTLLGVTGSGKTFTMASIIERIQKPTLVFAHNKTLAGQLYCEFKEFFPENAVEYFVSYYDYYQPEAYVPSNDLYIEKDASINEEIEKLRHSATAALFERRDVIVIASVSCIYGMGSPDEYRDMVLSLRQGQEIERNQMLRKLVEIQYDRNDTAFYRGTFRVRGDVVEVCPASTDEKAVRIEMFGDEIEHLYEVNLLTGEILGERKHISIFPNSHYVTERDKLMLAAENIEQELEERLEYFRSREKLLEAQRLEQRTRYDIEMLREMEFCNGIENYSRHLTFRKPGETPYTLLHFFPKDFLMFIDESHQTLPQVRGMFEGDRSRKSTLVEHGFRLPSAMDNRPLRFSEFEIVVPQRVYVSATPGPYEMEHCREVVEQIIRPTGLIDPEIIVKPTQGQIDDLIGEIRQRIARDERILVTTLTKRMSEDLTDYLKQLNISVRYLHSDIQTLERLEILRELRLGEIDVIVGINLLREGLDLPEVSLVAILDADKEGFLRSERSLIQTVGRAARNVNGKVIMYADNMTESMKAAIGETNRRRAIQEEYNRAHGIIPQTIRKQIYEVPEATKVAEKKTAYGEKGGKLTPEEQEKTIQVLEEEMLKAARELDFERAADLRDAIIELKGEYAGMTRSSRSKSGKNYSSEKQNRSRKKRR, encoded by the coding sequence ATGGAATTTCGACTACGGGCTCCTTATAGTCTTTCTGGAGATCAGCCCCAGGCAGTGGACAAGCTTACTGAAGGCATTCTAGCCGGTAATAAGCACCAAACGCTGCTGGGTGTTACCGGATCGGGTAAAACATTTACAATGGCCAGCATCATTGAACGCATTCAAAAACCGACCCTGGTCTTTGCACACAATAAGACGCTGGCCGGACAGCTGTATTGCGAGTTTAAGGAATTTTTTCCGGAGAATGCGGTTGAATATTTTGTCAGTTATTATGATTATTATCAGCCGGAAGCTTATGTTCCATCCAATGACCTCTACATTGAAAAAGACGCTTCCATCAATGAGGAAATAGAAAAATTGCGGCACTCGGCCACAGCTGCGTTGTTTGAAAGAAGAGATGTCATTGTTATCGCAAGTGTTTCCTGTATCTATGGTATGGGATCTCCCGATGAGTACCGGGATATGGTTCTGTCTTTAAGGCAGGGCCAGGAAATAGAACGCAATCAGATGCTGCGCAAGCTGGTTGAAATCCAGTACGACCGGAATGATACCGCCTTTTATCGCGGAACTTTCCGGGTAAGAGGGGATGTCGTCGAGGTATGTCCTGCTTCTACGGATGAAAAGGCAGTTCGGATTGAAATGTTCGGCGATGAAATCGAACATCTTTATGAGGTGAATCTTCTGACCGGTGAAATCCTGGGAGAACGAAAACATATCTCGATTTTTCCAAACTCCCACTATGTGACCGAACGTGATAAATTAATGCTGGCTGCTGAAAATATTGAGCAGGAGCTTGAAGAGCGTCTGGAATATTTCCGTTCAAGGGAAAAGCTACTGGAGGCTCAGCGCCTCGAACAGAGAACCCGCTACGATATTGAAATGCTTCGGGAGATGGAATTTTGCAACGGTATTGAAAATTATTCCAGGCATCTTACCTTCCGCAAACCAGGAGAAACACCCTATACTTTGCTGCACTTTTTCCCGAAGGATTTCCTGATGTTCATTGATGAATCACATCAGACTCTGCCGCAGGTCAGAGGCATGTTTGAGGGAGACCGTTCCAGGAAAAGCACGCTGGTGGAGCATGGTTTCCGCCTGCCCTCTGCCATGGATAACCGGCCGCTGCGTTTTTCTGAATTTGAAATAGTTGTACCCCAAAGGGTCTATGTCAGTGCGACTCCCGGACCATACGAAATGGAGCACTGCCGCGAGGTTGTCGAACAGATTATCCGGCCCACAGGTTTGATTGACCCGGAGATCATTGTGAAGCCCACCCAGGGACAGATTGATGACCTGATCGGCGAGATCCGGCAGCGGATTGCCAGGGACGAAAGAATCCTCGTGACCACACTGACCAAGAGAATGTCCGAAGACCTGACAGACTATCTGAAACAGCTGAATATTAGTGTCAGATATCTTCATTCTGATATTCAGACCCTTGAGAGGCTGGAAATCTTAAGAGAACTCCGTCTTGGAGAAATAGATGTGATTGTCGGGATTAACCTTTTAAGAGAAGGCCTTGATTTGCCTGAGGTATCGCTGGTGGCGATCCTTGATGCTGACAAGGAAGGATTCTTAAGATCGGAAAGGTCTTTGATCCAGACTGTGGGCCGGGCGGCCCGAAATGTCAACGGAAAAGTCATCATGTATGCGGACAATATGACGGAATCCATGAAAGCCGCGATTGGTGAGACCAACCGTCGCCGAGCGATCCAGGAAGAATATAACAGAGCACACGGGATTATCCCGCAGACCATTCGCAAGCAGATCTATGAAGTGCCTGAAGCGACGAAAGTTGCGGAGAAAAAGACGGCTTATGGGGAAAAAGGCGGCAAGTTGACACCTGAGGAACAGGAAAAAACCATTCAGGTCCTGGAAGAAGAGATGCTTAAGGCTGCCAGGGAACTGGATTTTGAACGCGCAGCTGATTTAAGGGATGCGATCATTGAACTGAAGGGAGAATATGCTGGTATGACACGGAGCAGCCGCTCTAAATCCGGCAAAAACTATTCTTCCGAGAAACAGAACAGATCCCGTAAAAAAAGAAGGTAA
- a CDS encoding ABC transporter permease, with amino-acid sequence MRIIHIILKEFKQNIRDFKANIMMVLFPIVLIVILGTAFSGVFSNDIVLDDIRVLYSVQGDPALTESFHSFQDELQKQLGITFTETTDPEEGLSSIKNDQYSCFILLTSAPPEIRVYKNARFNFEANLVESSVKVFAARYDAVKLIAQINPSALAGIMASPEEDYVQSESIDKKREPGSLDYYAVTMLTLFLLYASLTGFWSVKNEQNFKTGNRILCSPVTKIELLTGKTLGGLLVTIVQAAVVLLFSSLFFKVYWGSDLLSVLLIIFSEAVLAISLGTGIAYLIRNDGTGAACLNVLIPIIAFLGGGYVPLSSLNGPLTAITALSPLKWTNEAIFRLIYDQDYTIMLPAILINLAVAATFLMVSAFLSRKEAV; translated from the coding sequence ATGAGAATTATCCATATTATTTTAAAGGAATTCAAACAGAACATTCGGGATTTCAAAGCGAATATTATGATGGTCCTTTTCCCGATTGTCTTGATTGTCATTCTGGGTACGGCCTTTTCCGGTGTATTTTCCAATGATATTGTATTGGACGATATACGTGTCCTTTATTCTGTTCAAGGAGATCCGGCACTTACCGAAAGTTTTCATTCCTTTCAGGATGAGCTGCAGAAACAGCTGGGAATTACTTTTACCGAAACGACAGACCCAGAGGAAGGTCTAAGCAGTATTAAAAATGACCAGTATTCCTGTTTTATTTTGCTGACGAGCGCCCCTCCGGAAATTCGCGTCTATAAAAATGCGCGTTTTAACTTTGAGGCCAATCTTGTTGAATCATCCGTTAAAGTGTTTGCCGCCAGATACGATGCCGTTAAGCTGATTGCCCAAATAAATCCTTCCGCATTAGCGGGCATTATGGCTAGTCCTGAAGAAGATTATGTTCAGTCCGAATCCATAGACAAAAAAAGAGAACCCGGTTCACTGGATTACTACGCGGTAACCATGCTGACACTTTTTTTACTGTACGCTTCGCTGACCGGATTCTGGTCTGTTAAAAATGAACAGAATTTTAAAACCGGAAACAGGATACTTTGCAGTCCTGTCACCAAAATTGAACTACTCACAGGCAAAACGCTCGGCGGCCTCCTGGTAACCATCGTGCAGGCAGCGGTCGTTCTTCTGTTCAGCTCGCTTTTCTTTAAAGTGTACTGGGGATCAGATCTGCTATCGGTCCTGCTGATCATTTTCTCTGAAGCTGTTCTGGCAATCAGTCTAGGCACAGGAATTGCTTACCTGATTCGCAATGACGGTACAGGTGCCGCTTGTCTAAATGTTTTGATCCCAATTATTGCTTTCCTCGGCGGCGGGTATGTCCCGTTATCCTCGCTGAATGGTCCACTCACTGCCATCACTGCGCTATCTCCGCTTAAGTGGACAAATGAGGCAATTTTCAGATTGATCTATGATCAGGACTATACGATCATGCTTCCTGCTATTCTGATCAATCTGGCTGTCGCCGCGACATTTCTAATGGTCTCAGCATTCCTGTCCAGAAAGGAGGCGGTCTGA
- the uvrA gene encoding excinuclease ABC subunit UvrA, whose amino-acid sequence MTQDYIKVRGARVHNLKNIDVDIPRDKLVVITGLSGSGKSSLAFDTIYAEGQRRYVESLSAYARQFLGQMDKPDVDYIEGLSPAISIDQKTTNRNPRSTVGTVTEIYDYLRLLYARVGHPHCPNCGKEISQQTVQQMVDQLLTYPEKTRLQILAPVIKGKKGEHVRTLEQVRKSGYVRVRVDGEVRDLSEEILLEKNKKHSIDVVVDRISLKPDSTARLADSIETALKLAEGTVLVDIAGQEEILFSENFACPDCGIAIDEIAPRLFSFNSPFGACPSCTGLGANLEADIDLIISDRGKSINEGAIVPWAKSNLSYYPALLQGLAEKFGFSLDCPVKNLTPEQWQVLVYGSDSPIKFSYYNIFDELKYWKAPFEGLVPYFNRRYKESTSDYVRNEIEGLMTERPCPVCQGKRLKPEALAVKINRLSIYELTRLTVMESLDFFKKMVLSEKEQMIARQVLKEIKERLGFLVNVGLDYLTLDRAAGTLSGGEAQRIRLATQIGSSLTGVLYVLDEPSIGLHQRDNAKLLDTLKKLRDLGNTLLVVEHDEDTLLEADHIIDIGPGAGTHGGHIVAQGDLEAIKACEASITGQYQTGRKKIEVPAQRRQPNGKWLEVVGAAQNNLKQLHAKFPLGVMTCVTGVSGSGKSTLVNEILFKGLQMELKISSKVRPGVYRELKGLEYVDKVIDIDQSPIGRTPRSNPATYTGLFDFIRDLFSQTPEAKIRGYKQGRFSFNVKGGRCEACRGDGIIKIEMHFLPDVYVPCEVCRGQRYNRETLEVSFKGKNIAEILNMTVAEAVEFFAAVPRIARKLQTLQDVGLGYIKLGQPATTLSGGEAQRVKLATELSRRSTGKTLYILDEPTTGLHVADVDKLLKVLQRLVEAGDSVLIIEHNLDVIKTADYIIDLGPEGGSRGGEIVAVGTPEEIAAVPASYTGQFLGKHLGI is encoded by the coding sequence ATGACCCAGGATTATATCAAGGTACGGGGCGCCCGTGTCCATAACCTCAAAAACATTGATGTCGATATTCCGCGGGATAAGCTCGTTGTTATTACCGGCCTGTCCGGTTCAGGAAAATCATCTCTAGCTTTTGACACCATTTACGCTGAAGGCCAAAGACGCTATGTTGAGTCCCTCTCAGCTTATGCCCGCCAGTTCCTGGGGCAGATGGACAAACCGGATGTCGATTATATTGAAGGGCTATCACCCGCAATCTCCATTGATCAGAAGACGACAAATCGCAATCCACGATCAACCGTAGGAACGGTAACGGAAATCTATGATTATCTCAGACTGCTTTATGCAAGGGTCGGTCATCCGCATTGTCCGAACTGCGGCAAGGAGATCAGCCAGCAGACCGTCCAGCAGATGGTGGATCAATTACTGACCTATCCGGAGAAAACCCGTTTACAGATTCTAGCACCGGTGATCAAAGGAAAAAAAGGAGAGCACGTCCGGACACTCGAACAGGTCAGAAAAAGCGGCTACGTCCGGGTGAGGGTGGATGGAGAAGTCAGAGATCTCAGTGAGGAAATACTTCTTGAAAAAAACAAAAAACACTCCATTGATGTGGTTGTCGACAGAATTTCCCTGAAGCCCGACAGCACCGCTCGGCTCGCCGACTCAATCGAGACTGCGCTGAAGCTCGCCGAAGGCACGGTCCTGGTCGACATCGCGGGTCAGGAAGAGATTCTATTCAGCGAAAATTTTGCGTGCCCGGACTGCGGAATTGCAATCGACGAGATTGCTCCAAGACTGTTTTCCTTCAACAGCCCATTCGGGGCCTGTCCGTCGTGTACCGGACTCGGGGCGAATCTGGAAGCAGATATCGATCTGATTATCTCCGACCGCGGCAAGTCGATCAATGAAGGTGCAATCGTGCCGTGGGCGAAATCGAATTTGAGCTATTATCCTGCCTTGCTGCAGGGGCTGGCCGAAAAATTCGGGTTCAGTCTGGACTGCCCGGTGAAAAATCTGACACCGGAGCAGTGGCAGGTCCTGGTCTATGGCTCTGATTCACCGATTAAATTCAGTTACTACAATATCTTTGATGAATTAAAATATTGGAAAGCGCCTTTTGAAGGACTGGTGCCGTATTTTAACCGCCGATATAAGGAATCGACCTCGGACTATGTCCGGAATGAAATAGAAGGTCTGATGACAGAGAGACCGTGCCCGGTCTGTCAGGGCAAGAGGCTGAAACCCGAAGCGCTGGCTGTGAAGATTAATCGTTTATCCATCTATGAGCTGACCCGGCTTACCGTGATGGAGTCCCTGGACTTTTTTAAAAAGATGGTTCTAAGTGAAAAGGAACAGATGATTGCGCGTCAGGTTTTGAAAGAAATCAAAGAAAGGCTTGGTTTTCTTGTTAATGTCGGGCTGGACTACCTGACTCTGGATCGTGCCGCCGGGACACTTTCAGGCGGGGAGGCCCAGCGGATCCGTCTGGCCACGCAGATTGGCTCGAGTCTCACCGGCGTGCTTTATGTGCTGGATGAGCCAAGCATCGGTCTGCACCAGCGCGATAACGCTAAACTGCTGGACACGTTGAAAAAACTGCGGGACTTGGGGAACACGCTTTTGGTCGTGGAACATGATGAGGATACTCTTTTGGAGGCCGACCATATCATTGATATCGGCCCTGGCGCCGGAACCCATGGCGGGCATATTGTGGCGCAGGGAGATCTGGAAGCGATCAAGGCGTGTGAAGCTTCGATTACCGGGCAGTATCAGACCGGTCGTAAAAAGATTGAAGTCCCTGCTCAACGTCGCCAGCCGAACGGAAAATGGCTTGAAGTAGTCGGCGCAGCCCAGAACAACCTGAAACAGCTCCATGCCAAATTCCCTTTGGGTGTGATGACTTGTGTAACAGGAGTGTCCGGATCGGGCAAAAGCACGCTGGTCAACGAAATATTATTTAAAGGGCTTCAGATGGAACTCAAAATCAGCAGTAAAGTCCGTCCCGGGGTTTACCGGGAGCTCAAAGGACTGGAGTATGTCGACAAGGTTATCGACATTGATCAGTCTCCGATCGGGCGTACACCGCGATCCAATCCAGCCACGTACACCGGGCTATTTGATTTTATCCGGGACCTTTTTTCCCAGACGCCGGAAGCGAAAATCAGAGGCTATAAACAAGGCCGGTTCAGCTTCAATGTCAAAGGCGGACGCTGTGAGGCATGCCGGGGAGACGGAATCATAAAAATTGAAATGCATTTTCTTCCGGATGTCTATGTCCCGTGTGAGGTATGCCGCGGGCAGCGTTACAACCGTGAGACCCTGGAGGTAAGCTTTAAAGGAAAAAATATTGCGGAGATCCTCAACATGACGGTTGCTGAAGCGGTTGAATTTTTCGCGGCTGTACCTCGGATTGCTCGGAAACTGCAGACCCTGCAGGATGTTGGCTTAGGCTACATCAAGCTTGGGCAGCCGGCTACGACCCTTTCCGGGGGAGAGGCCCAGCGCGTTAAGTTGGCTACGGAGCTCAGCCGCCGCAGTACGGGGAAAACGCTGTATATTTTGGATGAACCGACGACCGGTTTGCACGTCGCCGATGTGGATAAGCTGTTAAAGGTCTTACAGCGCCTTGTTGAGGCGGGCGATTCCGTTCTGATCATTGAGCACAATCTGGACGTGATTAAAACCGCCGATTATATCATCGACCTCGGTCCAGAAGGCGGCAGCCGGGGAGGCGAGATTGTCGCAGTCGGTACACCAGAGGAAATCGCCGCGGTTCCCGCCTCGTATACTGGACAGTTTTTAGGAAAACATTTGGGAATTTAG
- the panB gene encoding 3-methyl-2-oxobutanoate hydroxymethyltransferase, with amino-acid sequence MRSKVNINALQNKVNLSEKITMLTCYDYPMALLEEKAGIDIILVGDSMAMTVLGEETTLGMDLDTMVTHAKAVRKGAPTAYLVGDMPYMTYQISKKEAIRNASRFMAEAGCDAVKLEGGSNMADTVEAMVKATIPVMGHLGLTPQSMAQLGGFKSQGRDCAGALKIIEDARILEEAGISLLLLEAIPPEVGKIVTERANIPVIGIGAGPYVHGQLMIVHDALGFFDAFTPKFVKKYVNLNSIILDALESYKNDVVGEQYPEDGHNYNFMNGELEKLLRQA; translated from the coding sequence ATGCGATCGAAAGTCAACATCAATGCGTTGCAGAACAAAGTGAATTTAAGTGAAAAAATTACCATGCTCACGTGTTATGACTATCCAATGGCCCTTCTCGAAGAGAAGGCTGGTATCGATATTATACTTGTCGGAGATTCTATGGCAATGACCGTTCTGGGAGAAGAGACAACCCTGGGCATGGACCTGGATACCATGGTCACACATGCCAAGGCAGTCCGTAAAGGTGCACCTACGGCGTACTTAGTCGGCGATATGCCTTATATGACCTATCAGATCAGCAAAAAAGAAGCCATTCGCAATGCAAGCCGTTTTATGGCAGAGGCTGGCTGCGATGCTGTCAAGCTGGAAGGCGGATCCAATATGGCGGATACCGTCGAAGCTATGGTCAAAGCGACCATTCCTGTCATGGGACATCTTGGCTTAACTCCGCAATCGATGGCTCAATTAGGTGGATTCAAATCCCAGGGACGCGATTGTGCAGGCGCCTTAAAGATTATTGAAGATGCCAGAATTCTTGAGGAAGCCGGTATTAGCCTGTTGCTGCTGGAAGCTATTCCGCCTGAAGTCGGCAAGATTGTTACTGAAAGAGCAAATATCCCGGTTATTGGAATCGGAGCAGGTCCATATGTTCATGGACAGCTGATGATTGTCCACGATGCGCTGGGTTTCTTTGACGCTTTCACCCCCAAATTTGTCAAGAAGTATGTGAATCTGAATTCGATCATTTTGGATGCTTTGGAAAGCTACAAGAATGATGTAGTTGGGGAACAGTACCCGGAAGACGGACATAATTATAACTTTATGAATGGGGAATTGGAAAAGCTTCTCAGGCAAGCATAA
- a CDS encoding response regulator transcription factor, which produces MPIKVLITDDDILIREGLKIILQNDERFEVTACVENGLQAIQYCESQKVDIALLDVRMPVMDGLQASREISEKTTVKPLILTTFDDDDFILTAVKNGSRGYLLKNSSPDRIMDAIKMVYEGGIVMQDSVMKKIREELVTNPKVKIAEDLFSDREMDIIKLISKGLANREIAKKLYVSEGTVKNYITSILNKTGLEHRTQIAIYYLTGSKS; this is translated from the coding sequence ATGCCGATTAAAGTACTTATTACCGATGACGATATCCTGATCCGGGAAGGGCTTAAAATCATACTTCAAAACGACGAACGTTTTGAAGTAACCGCCTGTGTGGAAAATGGCCTGCAGGCCATCCAATACTGCGAATCCCAGAAAGTCGATATCGCGCTGCTTGATGTCAGGATGCCTGTCATGGACGGCCTGCAGGCTTCCAGAGAAATATCTGAAAAAACGACCGTCAAGCCACTGATCCTGACCACATTTGACGACGATGATTTTATTCTGACGGCCGTAAAAAACGGCTCAAGAGGGTATTTGCTGAAGAACAGTTCCCCTGACCGGATCATGGACGCGATAAAAATGGTATATGAGGGCGGCATTGTGATGCAGGACAGTGTGATGAAAAAAATTCGGGAGGAGCTGGTCACGAATCCCAAAGTCAAAATTGCCGAAGATCTTTTTTCTGACAGGGAAATGGATATCATCAAACTTATTTCCAAAGGTCTGGCTAATCGCGAAATAGCAAAGAAGCTCTATGTCTCGGAAGGCACAGTTAAAAATTATATCACTTCCATCCTGAATAAAACGGGACTTGAACACCGAACCCAAATTGCGATTTATTACCTGACCGGTTCCAAATCATAA
- a CDS encoding sensor histidine kinase, whose amino-acid sequence MTSWLLGTKLVIILYSIFCYVLTGMTNLPLVLLLLLIYIIMSMFHIISSRESVKKTWMVLICVFLILSAFYASNLFVFLLPLNLLELFHQFGKNPLYALISTALPLFLLAGNIIPEYLLISLLSAMIYELSLKSSMRIARLAADNDFLREKNHSLYGRLHSGTEYENQVKYLSQLEERNTLAQNIHDKIGHVLAGSLIQLEAARLVIDRDQSRSKEIIINVIHVLKEGMEDIRSTLRTIKPAPEQLGINRLKAILDEHSFNSQMKTHLNYQGDLNCITHSQWRIILENVREALTNTLKYSSAGEVKIKLEIMNKLIKVEIKDNGVGAISIKKGLGLEGMEERTESCGGKLILDSSDGFSVITLLPVKGAENAD is encoded by the coding sequence ATGACCAGCTGGCTTTTGGGCACGAAATTAGTGATCATTCTATATAGTATTTTTTGCTATGTACTGACTGGGATGACCAATTTGCCCCTGGTGCTGTTACTTCTACTTATCTATATCATTATGAGCATGTTTCATATTATTTCCTCCAGGGAATCCGTAAAAAAAACATGGATGGTTTTGATATGTGTTTTTCTGATTCTCTCTGCTTTCTATGCCTCTAATCTCTTTGTTTTTCTTTTGCCGTTAAACTTGTTGGAATTGTTTCACCAGTTCGGGAAGAATCCATTATATGCCCTGATCTCTACAGCTCTTCCTCTTTTCTTGCTTGCGGGGAATATTATCCCGGAATATCTGCTGATCAGTCTTTTGAGTGCCATGATTTATGAACTGTCCCTAAAATCTTCGATGCGCATTGCCCGCCTGGCCGCGGACAACGATTTCTTAAGAGAAAAGAACCATTCTCTTTACGGTCGTTTGCACTCCGGTACCGAATATGAAAACCAGGTCAAGTATTTAAGCCAACTGGAAGAAAGAAATACGCTTGCGCAAAATATTCACGATAAAATTGGGCATGTCCTTGCCGGAAGCCTGATCCAGCTTGAAGCCGCCCGCCTGGTGATTGATCGGGACCAAAGCAGATCAAAGGAGATTATTATCAATGTTATCCATGTTCTGAAAGAAGGCATGGAGGATATCCGTTCTACACTCAGAACTATCAAACCAGCTCCTGAGCAGCTTGGCATTAATCGTTTGAAAGCGATTCTGGATGAACATTCATTTAACAGCCAAATGAAAACACATTTGAACTACCAGGGTGATCTGAACTGCATTACCCATTCACAATGGAGAATCATTCTGGAGAATGTCCGGGAAGCACTGACAAATACATTGAAATATTCATCCGCCGGAGAAGTGAAAATAAAACTTGAAATAATGAATAAACTTATTAAGGTCGAAATAAAAGATAATGGAGTCGGTGCCATATCGATTAAGAAGGGATTGGGGCTGGAAGGGATGGAAGAAAGAACGGAAAGCTGCGGGGGTAAACTTATTCTGGACAGTTCAGACGGTTTTTCCGTCATTACCTTACTGCCTGTGAAAGGAGCAGAAAATGCCGATTAA
- a CDS encoding ABC transporter ATP-binding protein, producing the protein MSILVMENVTKKFGDVIAVDNMNISIAKGEIFGLLGPNGAGKSTAINMIIGLLSIDKGSISILNKDTKRNKAFSKKNTGIVPQDIAIYEDLTTLENVKFFAGLYGLRGDELNKAAAEALEFTGLSDKANSYPKSFSGGMKRRLNIACAITHKPKLIIMDEPTVGIDPQSRNHILQSVKKLNQMGCTIIYTSHYMEEVEEICSRIAIMDHGKVIALGSKEELKALLTDSNIVWITVNDSITKAVEDKIREIPGVLQMDIEENTLKISTAKEVHNLDKIICYFTENKFSIKSVESRTPDLETVFLSLTGRSLRD; encoded by the coding sequence ATGAGCATCCTGGTGATGGAAAATGTTACGAAAAAATTCGGTGATGTCATTGCTGTAGATAACATGAATATCAGCATTGCGAAGGGAGAAATATTTGGACTTTTAGGACCGAACGGTGCAGGTAAGAGCACCGCTATTAACATGATTATTGGCTTATTATCCATCGATAAAGGGAGTATCTCTATACTGAATAAAGATACGAAAAGAAACAAAGCCTTTTCGAAGAAAAATACAGGCATAGTTCCCCAGGATATTGCCATTTATGAAGATCTGACCACGCTGGAAAATGTCAAATTTTTTGCGGGACTTTACGGTCTGCGAGGGGATGAGCTGAATAAAGCAGCGGCTGAGGCGCTTGAATTTACCGGATTAAGCGATAAAGCAAACAGTTATCCAAAAAGCTTTTCCGGGGGCATGAAAAGACGGCTGAATATCGCCTGTGCGATTACCCACAAACCGAAATTGATTATCATGGATGAGCCTACCGTAGGTATCGATCCTCAATCCCGGAATCATATCCTGCAATCTGTTAAGAAATTAAATCAGATGGGCTGTACAATCATTTATACCAGTCATTACATGGAAGAAGTCGAAGAAATCTGTTCCCGAATCGCGATCATGGATCACGGCAAAGTGATCGCCCTGGGCAGCAAAGAAGAGTTGAAAGCGCTGTTAACCGACTCCAATATTGTCTGGATTACCGTTAACGACTCGATCACGAAAGCTGTCGAAGACAAGATCAGGGAAATACCCGGGGTTCTTCAGATGGACATTGAAGAAAATACGCTAAAAATAAGCACTGCCAAAGAAGTCCACAACCTTGATAAAATTATCTGTTACTTTACCGAAAACAAGTTCTCAATCAAAAGTGTTGAGAGCAGAACACCGGACCTGGAAACTGTATTTCTGTCGCTGACCGGCCGCAGTCTAAGGGATTAG
- a CDS encoding ABC transporter permease, translated as MKNILFLVQNTLKVTFRKKGNYIVYLLLPLLGIVFALAIYSGAKSEPVQIGLIDKDQTALSAYLVQETAKAGNYTLTPLQETEIKNNLLDQTLEAAVIIPGGYEKSIVASSPAAIKIISLKGQDTTAWLEQFFNLQTRNLKDLAAAAGGDETAFRGLFQEYSSHPLQVSAVELQDESVSKDITLTSFGFLLMFVMLGAGLTSHAILNEKKTRTYHRICASPVSPKEYLSANALSSLIIVTVQTLFIIVALQYLFRIETYVPAILLFFILLLFGLVSIGIGLITTAFSSSSYMAGTLSTLILTPTCMLGGCFWPVSLMPETMQKIAHFMPQWWALDAIRKMQSGSSLSEILMNIAILIAFAVAFFLIAVYRFARENNIQKFV; from the coding sequence ATGAAAAACATTCTATTTTTAGTCCAGAACACCTTAAAGGTCACCTTTAGAAAAAAGGGGAATTATATTGTCTATCTGCTTCTTCCACTGCTCGGTATTGTCTTTGCACTGGCGATCTACAGCGGGGCCAAGTCAGAACCCGTCCAAATCGGGCTGATTGACAAAGACCAAACTGCCCTTTCCGCCTACCTTGTCCAGGAAACTGCTAAAGCGGGAAACTATACGCTTACTCCCCTCCAAGAAACAGAAATAAAAAACAACCTTCTGGATCAAACCCTGGAGGCAGCTGTCATCATCCCCGGTGGATATGAAAAAAGTATTGTTGCCAGCTCTCCGGCAGCAATCAAAATCATCTCGTTAAAGGGACAGGATACAACGGCCTGGCTGGAGCAGTTTTTCAATCTGCAGACCCGGAATCTGAAAGATCTGGCTGCCGCTGCCGGCGGGGACGAGACAGCTTTCCGGGGACTGTTTCAGGAATACAGCAGCCATCCGCTCCAGGTATCTGCTGTCGAACTGCAGGACGAAAGTGTCAGCAAGGATATTACCCTGACAAGCTTCGGCTTCCTGCTGATGTTTGTTATGCTCGGAGCAGGCTTGACATCCCATGCTATCCTGAATGAAAAAAAAACCAGGACCTATCACAGAATTTGTGCGAGTCCCGTATCGCCAAAGGAATATCTCAGTGCAAATGCGCTAAGCAGCCTGATCATCGTTACCGTTCAAACACTCTTTATCATCGTGGCTTTACAATATCTGTTCCGTATTGAAACCTATGTGCCTGCAATCCTTCTGTTCTTTATCCTTCTGCTGTTCGGCCTTGTTTCGATCGGGATTGGACTTATTACAACAGCGTTTTCCAGTTCGTCCTACATGGCAGGCACGCTTTCTACGCTTATCCTGACACCGACCTGCATGCTGGGAGGATGTTTCTGGCCGGTTAGCCTGATGCCCGAAACCATGCAGAAAATCGCCCATTTTATGCCGCAATGGTGGGCTTTGGATGCGATTCGAAAAATGCAGTCCGGCAGCAGTCTGTCAGAAATCCTGATGAATATTGCTATCTTGATTGCTTTTGCCGTGGCTTTCTTCCTAATTGCAGTGTACCGGTTCGCCCGGGAAAACAATATCCAGAAATTCGTGTAA